The Dreissena polymorpha isolate Duluth1 chromosome 4, UMN_Dpol_1.0, whole genome shotgun sequence region ATTTTAAATGACTCAGGAAACCATACATCTGTAAATCCTGTTTGGTTTAGAATTTTGCGAACTTTAAAGGACCAATTGACagtgttattttttgtttcaatttctaatctttgcatATTAATGATAGTAGTAAGGATGCCATAACCTTGTTTCTTTTGAtgaagttttaaaaaatattaaaaaattcttAGGTATCTACCAATATATAAAGGAAATCGACCAAGTTCAGCATAGAGTGACATTGAATTGGTGgacagttttacatttaacagtCTTTTACAGAACTTTCTGTGAATACGTTCAATATTAGTTGCCGCAATAAATCCACATACTTCGCATTTATAATTAAGGATTAACGAGACATATGAATCAAACAGCTTGAACATAACATTCATGGGCACTTCCATATCTTTTGTAATGCGAAAAGGGAATTCATCACTCTTGTAGCTTTGCCATAAAGTGTATTAATGGCAGGTATGAATGAGCCCCTACTTGACATAACAATACCAAGGTAGTTAAAATTGCTAACTGTTTCAAAATCTTTTTCTTTGTAGGTCCATTTGCATGTTTTGCTTAGCGCGCCCCCTTTTCGAAagaccattatttttgttttttttcaatattaacagttaaattccatttattgcaatttgattctAAATTATTCAACGATTCTTGGAGTCCTtctttagtttctgagaaaaTGACAGCATCATCCGCAAGTAGGAGGAGATAAATGGACAATTGATCTAACGTTATTCCGGCTAGTATTCCGTTTTGCAAATTAAATTCTATATCATGAACAAATAGCGAAAACATGATCGGAGATGTCATTTCTCCGTGTTATAGGCCGGCATTGCTACAAAAAGGTCCGAAAGTAAGCCCATGTGATTTGCTTGAAGTTTGACCTCGCTATATATAGAAGATACGTGAAATTATCTTGCCGTCGATTCCCgataaaaatcattttatgccATAGCTCTCCGCAATTTATAAGATCGTTGGCCTTCCGGTAATCGACATAGCAGCAGAAAAGTTTGTTTTGACTATGCATTTGCTTTTCTATTTAATGATTAAGAATGAAAATTGCATCGACATCACAGCAATTTGGTTTAAATCCGAACTGCGCGTCTGTAAGAATGTAATGGGTTTCTGCCCAAGATTTTAAGCGTTCGTTTATCACAGTTGTAAATAGTTTCGCAAAACAGCTTAACAACGTGATGCCTCTAAAGTTATTTTGATCGGAACCATCGCCCCGTTAATGTAATGGAATAATGGAAAGGCATACCAAACATACCTGGTATTCAGCCCTGTTTATGCTATTTAATGAAAGGCTTGCAAAATGTAACAGGATGCTACTCAATGTTGAGACAATACTGCCTTTAATCTATTGATATGTTGTTAATTATGTTCGCATAATTGACTGGCAGCTGACCGAAATAATACGAACATGTAAAGCTGTTTTTTACGACAATTATTACACCGTGTTTGCGTCTGGAGACTTTTTCTAATAAGAAAGCTAGTGCCTATAGGTTATTTCGAGGTAATTCTTGGAAGCCCCATATATATTTCTTCATCAACGCAACTGGATTAGCTCAACAGAAAACCAGAACTCTATCGATTTGATGTTGGCTTGAAGTAATAAAAAGCCAAAGACGAATGTATAACGGTTTATCACATATCAACGTTATTACAAATTGTATTTGATAAGCAAAATCTGCAAGATTACATTGTCGTTAAGCAATATTGAATTAGTATCTGTCTATTTAAAATAGGATACTGCCGACGCGAAAAGTGTTATGTATCTGTGAAATTTGTGATAGCACTcatctttttatacaaaatgcaataatattttttttctgttaCCTGCACAAATATGACATCTAAATTAAGCCATCAATTCTAAAAAATATTTCACTGAAATCTAAGTGTATAACGTTTGCAAGAAATACTGTAATGCTGTTTtgttagacagacagacagacaaacagacaggcagacagacggacggacggacaaaacaAACAGACAGAGCGACTAATAAATTAATCGCTATTCTACATCGGGATAGATCGATTTCTAAGCGCGCCTGGCTTACCCTGAGACCAGCGTCTtagttatccccacgtttttcgaaaaaaaagtgaggatattgtggtgatgtgcgtctgtccgtccgtccgtccgtcctgaccacctgctcctcctacactataagcactagaaacttgaaacttacatacatggtagctatgagcatatgtgcgacggtgacagtgacggaatttttatctgaccccttggtcaaaagttatgggggtttgggcgggaccgggtcagagattttcactcaattttttatgttattttacattaacttcttcatttttacaccgattcacttcaaattgatactgaacctctcttatgacaatacggtcaatctcagctatgcatggccccattaccaaccctggggcgccccgcccacataggccatgcccaccaaaaattgccttttactataatttcttcatttctacaccgattcacttcaaattgatactgaacctctcttatgacaatacagttaatctcaactatgcatggcccctttaccaaccctggggcgccccgcccacataggccacgcccacccaaaattgccttttactataatttcttcatttctacaccgattcacttcaaattgatactgaacctcttttatgacaatacagtcaatctcaactatgcattgcgccattaccaaccctggggcacccagcccacataggccacgcccacccaaaattgcctttcactataatttcttcatttcttcaccgattcacttcaaattgatactgaatctctcttatgacaatacggtcaatctcagctatgcatggccccattaccaatcctggggcgccccgcccacataggccacgcccacccaaaattgccttttactataatttcttcatttctacaccgattcacttcaaattgatactgaacctctcttatgacaatacagttaatctcaactatgcatggccccattaccaaagtTTAAATGTCTAGACATGATTATCTTGAAAATGACGCCCTACGTGTGGTAAATGATTTGATTTCGTAATGTAGCTATGAAGATTAATCAAGTTTTCCAGAATGCTATCACGTTCACGATATAAATTTACGTAAAGATACGCTTTGTCGTGCTTTTTTACAATACAATACccataaaatgatataattatcaacaCTGACAACAAGATCTAGTAATAACTCATACGATTAATACGATAAGCTCACGATTAGGACCACGATCTCGAttgttgaaaattatgtttttgatttaAAACGTATACTGCCGAATAAACATTTTGTGTCAAATACGATTGCTGTCTTTGTGTGACCGAAGCACACAAGTAAAATAGATTAAAACACTCGATACTGGTCAATAGCTACTTGAACAATAGCACACAGCAACGATATGTTTGCCAAGAATTCGTTCTTCGGTAAGAATTAATGACGCACATTGGTTGCTTCTACGAATATAACAGTATGTgtataaattaacccatttatgcatagcgtccaGTAAAagggacttggcaaacagcgtagacccagatgagacgccgcatgatacggcgtctcatctgggtctgcgccgtttgcttaaaggaatttctgtaagaaatattctaaatatagatataaatatacttggcatccctaattttggaactaaattgatcaaatttagaatgatgggagagtccactaggcataaatgggttaaattatggCGTTTCACGTTTGCTTGGTTAATGCACGGAACATGTGGTCCGTTGCTGTGATATGAGATAAAGTAGATCTATGTGTGATATACAGCTTCGATCTTGTAAAATAATAAAGGCCCGATGCTGTATATATGACAAAGCTAAATGAAGCATTATCTTATCTGTTTCACTGCGTTCTATTGAGTTGTTGCAGAATATTGACTCTTCTGTAGCTTTGCATATATATTACTTCTACAACTGTATATCGACAGTTTATGGACGCTAATTTAAAGTAagttcattttaaataattgatttcatttacAATGTACAATCTTAAGTTCGTACAGGGTTACACGTGAACATTGACGAGCGGACAAAAACCAGAACATTTTGTACTATACAAACCTTTTTCAACCCGGAGTAAACAACTCGAACGGAAATTAGAACTCGATCACCCTAATTCTggaataaaatttcaaaaaaccACCCCGATTATTTATAATCATGGCCGTGGCGGAAGACCACGAGGAAAAGAAGGGCGACGGCTTATGCAAAGTGTTCACCAAGATATTGTTCTCGCACATTGGCCTCTGCGCCATGGTGGTGGCGTACAGCGTGGCGGGAGGTTTCATCTTCGAGCACCTCGAGCGCGAGAACGAGAAGGCGATCTGTATAGAGTCTGAGGACGAATACACGCCAATGCAAGAGGAAACCTTGAACAACCTGAAGAAGGTGATCCTCGAGAACAACCTCAACACAGACGCCATGATGATACAGATGAAGTCCATCCTGCAGACGTTCCGCAACAACTCGCTCGCCATTGGCTATGACGGCAAGAACTGTGACGCCTACGGCGAGCCGAACGGCCCCGTGTACCGGTGGAGCTGGGCAGGGTCGCTGATGTTCTCTGTAACAGTAATAACCACCATCGGTAGGCTTTTATTTGTTTGCTAATTtgtttgcatatatatgtatatactttttaagtATTTCAGTCGTATCACGGCGATCAGTTAACCTGATCACTCATTTCCTGGGTAAACTGGTTAACCAGTAATAAGTACACATATTAATTCCATTCACCGACAACTGTCCTACCTTAAACATAGTTATGGGCAGAATGGCCGTTGAAATGATTTCATGGCCGAACACCGCGCAAGTTATGTGCCGTTAAATCGTCAGTGGGTCTATTATAAACGTCCAGCCAAGCTCTGCAGtatgttattgtctaaatataaTAACCAACAAAATCACATCGTCATTATCCCATACTTGTCTAAGAACACTTCCGTGTTTACGAGCAGGTTACGGTCATATCGCGCCGAAGACATTCTGGGGCCGCCTGGTGTGCATTGCGTACGCGCTGCTCGGGATCCCGTTGATGCTGCTGTGTCTAGCGAACATCGGAGACGTCCTCGCCGACATCTTCAGGTTCGTCTACACCAAGATCTGCTGCTGTGGATGCTGCAGACGCAAGCCAAGGAACATAGTTGTGCAGGTATAGATAGATCTTCATACTTTGGCACATTCATCGTTTGCAGATTAGTATGacttcatatatgtatatatgcattatTGTGATTATGATGGCCGGGGATGATGGTTATGACTAtgctaatgatgatgaagatgacgcTCTGTCTGGTTTTGGTGAAACGACTGCTAATTTCGCTATGGCTTATGTTGCTGCTATTTATCATAATGATTGTCAATGTGTAGTCATCATCCGTAACGTCCCACGTGCACGTTTTTTCCCTACAGATGAAATCCTCCTCTGAGGAGCCGGAAGTGGCATGGAACGACAGGACGAGGATCATACCTAACGCCCGGCCACCCCAGAGCACGGAGTTCTCAAAGATCCAGGTAGAGTTGCGCAGTAGGCTCATTTATATCAATTTAATCAAAGCGTTTTTCCATAACGATACGCCGTTCATATTCTAAGAACGGTGTGGATGATGTCAGTCACCGTAAGAACGTCATATCAATTACGCTTCCTTAATATGACCATCACCATGGACTGGTGTGCTAAATAAGATTTAAACTGTAAGATTTTTTAAAACGCCGATAGTCCTGGTAAGATCATCTTTTGTGTGTTTGTTCTCTCAAAGAAACCCAATTATCGCCACCCACTGTGTCTATATCTTGCTGTTAGTTCTCTGTGCGTTTCCATGTCGACTCTAGTGCGTTTAAAGCGTCTGCATTAAAAAACCTTGACGTTCATTGCGTTTTTTTTCCTAAGCGCGTTGTTTCAGCGTATGTATAACGTAAAAACAACGGACATCTGCGGTTACTTTGAACTTGTCCAAAGTATGCGTAACTTTATGTATTCTCGGCATTTGAAAGCTCTCTttatgcgttctcacgacgagtTCGGGGAATATTTGGCGATCCTTCCGCTTCCTTTGTCACCGTTATTACGCAGTTACAACATATGTCCGGAGTGACGGGCAATTATGTGTTCACAAAAACCGTTGCGCATAATATATTATTACGCAAGCGTCCAGTCCCAGAAAAGATCTGATGTTGTTTATTTTCAGCACGACCAATCGAAGTCTACGATCAAGACTTTAGATATAAAAGCATTGAACAAAGCTGACCTCGCAAATCGGTAAGTTTTGTGCATTTTAGAGATAAGTGATGTATTAAGTCTCTgcgttttatttatattattaacttACTTACCTTACGTAGATTTGTATTATGTTGCACATACGTTTAAGTCCAAACATAAAAGATCTGTCACCCCAATAGCTTGCTCAAAATCTTCCGTAAGTATTTCACAGAGacattaaaatgtaaattgtatCGCGTGTGAACGGACGACTgatatcccagtgatcggggggcaaatgtcaaagtcgattgaatatgtatatagtaatcagactataaacacatgcatttgcatttgcatttgcatttgtaaTTTGATTCTGAATGTCAACGAAATATTTCCTTTAAAACACACATCAAGACGGATAACTAAATTGCTCTAACAAACcggtttcaaaataaaaaagcgtTTGATTTCAACTTTATTAACTATGTGTTCGCAGATCAAAAAAAGAAAGCGTCCTTGTAAAGAATCTCTCATGAACCCAGTGTACTGTTATGTCAATAACGTATGATTAACGCCAGAACGTCCCCGCCATTCGTACGTTGTGTAACGAGCACACTCGTTGGATTTGGAAGTCTGTAATGTTATAGAAATGTTAACGACAGGATTCATTGTTGGAAATTAGATTCCTTCTGCTTAATTTACAACCGACCTTTTCACCTTTTTTTCTAAAGcggaaaataaaaaaacaacaacttcagACTGTCAATaagtctttaaaaaatatattttgtatgatttgTATATGGGGTATCCATCTATATATGGGGAATCCATCATgaacatttaaatgatattatttaatgCTGGCATTGCATGAATGGTGCAGTTTTCGGCAACAAATTGTATTGGTAAATTTGGTTTATGTGTGTGATATTActgttaataatattataaaaataaatatgatgtgACCGTCGATGTATTTTTCTCTGTCGGTAATGCTTTGTTCAAAATACTCTCTAATGGTACATCAAtctgttattttaaatattttctgttGAGTCATGTCTAAGAAAATGTctcttgttttagtttttttgTTACCAACTTTcactttgaattttatttaccACGACAGCAACGGGTTGCATATTTGGAATATAAATCGTCTTTATAAAATACACGTTTTAACCATGTTTTTCACGATACTGATTCGATGTTCATAAAATTGAgtataatcaaattaaatatttcgACTATATTGCAATGTAAGGCAAACACATTCAGAGCAGGATAAACATACACGActaaacaataattaatattgCGTTTACCTTAATCGGATATAAATACGTAGCATAGTTATTAAGtgatttttcttaaatttatttgTGATACCCTATGCCACATCAATTGTTTTCAACATtttgcttaaaaacatacatatatggAAACGTACACACGCACTGGTTAAAGTGCCTTATATTTACGTAAAATATGTGAGTTCCTTGTTGGCTTTTAAATAACATGCGTCAAACCATGTCTGCTTGTTAAAGTTAAATATTGAGTTTTATGAATAATAAATGACAGACTATTGTGTGCGGCAAATTAAGGGTAAGTTGATCAAATGTATAACAAAAACATCTTGTTATAGAAAATACCaaagttacattttttaaagtttttgtgaACATACTGCTGGAACTTGATTGTAACTGTAACGGTCAATAACCTAGTCAAAACGAGGCTGAATCAAActcaaatatttcaataatgatcataatattttcatttacacTGGAAATAAAACTCGGTTTCAGCCTAATTTAATGT contains the following coding sequences:
- the LOC127877660 gene encoding TWiK family of potassium channels protein 7-like, which encodes MAVAEDHEEKKGDGLCKVFTKILFSHIGLCAMVVAYSVAGGFIFEHLERENEKAICIESEDEYTPMQEETLNNLKKVILENNLNTDAMMIQMKSILQTFRNNSLAIGYDGKNCDAYGEPNGPVYRWSWAGSLMFSVTVITTIGYGHIAPKTFWGRLVCIAYALLGIPLMLLCLANIGDVLADIFRFVYTKICCCGCCRRKPRNIVVQMKSSSEEPEVAWNDRTRIIPNARPPQSTEFSKIQHDQSKSTIKTLDIKALNKADLANRNMAIRNQPMIIDDDSDDEDDDLDEKNATVPLTVTLLVIFGYIMGGAVLFGLWEGWDTLQSAYFCFITLSTIGFGDVVPGTDFDSPQASAQLILGAIYVLFGMAILSMCFALMQDEIIAKCTWIGQKLGIVEKEAED